CGTGTGATATAATATTTCGCATAGCGAAATAATAGTGGAGGCGCGGATAATGAGCATTGGTTGTTTATGTATTCATGGCTATACGGGAAGTCCTGAGGAAGTTCAGCCCCTTGCAGATTTTTTAAGTGGACGAACTACCTGGGAGATTTCCAACCCAACTTTGCCCGGTCATGGGGAAGAATTGGATCTCCAGGGGCATTACTACCAGGAATGGATTGCCACAGCGGAGCTTGCATTATTAGACTTGTTGGAGAGAAACGATACCATTGTCATAATCGGGTTCTCTATGGGAGGGATGATTGCTGCTTATTTAACGGCTAAGTATAGAATTAACCGTCTTGTATTACTCTCGGCTGCAGGGAAATATGTGAGCCTGCCGCAAATGTACAAAGACATTTATGAAATGTTTGCAGATGCCTGGAAGGGGGCGCTGGCTTCCAATGAACTATTCACAAGATACCAGAGAAAATTACAGCAAACCTATTTGTTCTCCACATTCGAATTTATGAAATGCGTGCAGTTCACCAGACCTTACTTAAAGCAGGTGAGATGTCCAGTGCTGATCATTCAGGGTGAACTGGATGGAATGGTACCGAAGAAAACGGCGGAATTCCTCGATGAAGAAATTCCAGCTGAAGAAAAAGAGCTGGTCTTCCTTAAAAATTCCAAGCATTTAATCTGTCATGGAGATGATAAGGACGAGCTCTTCGATACGGTATTAGAATTTTTGGACTGATTTTAGAGAAAGGGTGCAGTTAAATGACGAAACACAAAAATACAAAAGCACCCCTTCAAACTTCATTTTATTATGGGTGGATCATCGTTGCGGTTGCGGGGCTTAGCGTGTTCTTCTCAGGGCCGGGTCAAACCTATTCGGTTTCTATTTTCATAGATTACTATATTGAGGACTTTGGTTATTCACGCTCCCTCGTTTCAGGTATATACTCAGGTGCAACCTTGTGTGCCGGGTTTGCCTTATTCATGATGGGGAGGCTGGTCGATCGATTTGGTCAGCGAACGATGATGGTTGTGGTAGGAATTTTCTTATCCATGGCGTTGTTTTGGAACGCCTTCTTGTTAGGTCCGATCATGATGTTTTTCGGCTTTTTTATGATTCGTTTATTTGGTCAGGGTTCGATGACTTTAATTCCCAACACCCTGGTTCCTCAATGGTTTATTCGAAAGAGAGGCCGCGCGCTGAGTGTGATGGCGATTGGCGGATTCGCGAGCTCAGCCTTAATGCCGCCTTTAAATACATGGATGATTGAAACAGCAGGGTGGAGAGCAGCCTGGGGAATATGGGGCGCCCTATTATTGATTGTATTTGTGCCCGTGGCATTCTTTTTTGTCCGCAACCAGCCTAAATTGGTTGGAGAAGTACCGGATGGAAATCCAAAGCCTGTTAAAGACGGTGACGATCCGAATCCCAATATAGAAGTTAATGAAAAAAGCTGGACCTTAAAAGAAGCTATGGCTACGAAAGCTTTCTGGTTTATACTTTTTTGTGTAATCGTACCGGCTCTTGTCAATACAGCTATTACCTTTCATATTGTATCCATTATGGGCTTAAGAGGCCTTGATACGGGAGTCGCTGCGATGGTGTTGACTTTAATGGCGATTATCGGCTTCCCTGTTACATTCCTGACGGGATACTTAGTGGACCGATTCCAAGTACATTACATATTGGCTATCACTTTCTTTGGTCATATTTTTACTTTACTGCTTCTGTTATTTACAGATACTTGGTGGCTCGCTGTAGCTTTTGGTGTATTGTGGGGATTTGTGAATGGATTTGAACGAATCGTTCTGAGCATTGTTTGGCCGAACTATTTTGGCCGTGAACATTTGGGAAGCATTAAAGGACTCGCACAGACTGTCATGGTTATCGGATCTGCTTTAGGTCCGCTTCCGTTTGGCATTTTTTATGATTGGCTTGGAGGTTACCAGGAAGTCATTCTGTTAACGATTGCGTTCCCAGTAACAGCCGGAATTTTGGCTTTGAGTTCTCCGCAGCCTAAATATGAAGACTATCACGGCTGATTGACAGAACCCAGTTCCGGTTGAAAAACCGGAACTGGGATTTTTTATTGCCGTCTTGGAATGACTTTTGCATGGTCTAAAGAAGACGTGGTGTTAAGAAGAGTCTGTTAAGTTGACTTTTACAAGAGATTTATTAAAGTATAGGGCCGTATAGTTGAAGACTCAGTTTCGAGATATTTTATGAGAAGAAAGGTCCTGTGGGGGATGATTCGCTTTCCGCGGGCATGTGCTGAGCCTCCTCAGTCTTTGACTTTCCGGGGTCTCATCGATCATGTTCATCCCGCAGGAGTCTTCATCATCCCCCTCCGGACCTGCCCAAATCAGAAGCTCGAAACCACTTTAAATCGTAAGGAATTAGACCAGGTGGTTCTGTACCTATTTTCAGGGTATAACGATGCACAATAGCCTGTTATAAAAGCATTTCATACAGATTAAGGAGAAAAACTTTCCTCTTCTGGAAGGGTCCGTTCGCAACATTATAGTGGGGTTGGTGGGGAAATGGCGAGACTCCCATGGGAGAAGGGACTAGGTGAGATCCCGCAGGGAGTGAAACGAGCGAGGAAGCTCACCGTTCCCCCATAGGAAAGCGAGTTATTTCCCCACCAACCCTTATCCATCTTACGTAACGGACATAACTATCTCGAAATCAAATCTTACACAAACGGGAGCATAACTGTGAGTTCAACTTAGAGATTTGATAGAGTCTTTAAGGAAGAGTGCAAATTCTGCTGCAAAGGTTTCACATCTTGATAAATCCTCATCACTCTCAGGATAATGTTCAATTTTAAGAGAAGTAGATGCAATTACCGCCCCTGATTCCTGACATGCACTCTCCAGCTGGTTAACAGCTTCGCAGAAATGAGGATAAATGGAGTCGCCTGAACCAAAAACAGCTATAGGGAACCCGGTTAGGTCCGTTTCTGTTACATCTTCATAAAATTCTTCCACCTCGTAGGGAAGGTCCCCGTCGTTCCAAGTGTAGGAACCAAGTAATACTCCGGAATAATTCTTAAACTCATGAGGGTCTATCTCGTCAATTTCATCTAGTGTTACGTGAAAACCACAGTTTTCCAGATGAGCTTTGAGCACGTCCGCTATTTCTTCTGTATTCCCAGACATACTTGCAAATCCTATCATGATAGAATTCATAGAGAACCAGCCTTTTGTTTTTCATTGGATCCGTTCATTAGCTGATCCCAGTAACTCAACTGAGCGGAATGATATTGAAAAAGCTCCGCATCGCGTCTATCCAGGGACTGATCCACTTTTAGTTGATGATAGTTAATGGAAAGCGCGATATCCGAGTACATATACAAATTATTCAAGTAATATTCCTCTAAATAAGAGGAAGGAATGAAGAAGGGAGGTTGCGAGTTCGTGTGTAAAGAGACAAGCCAGCCTATTGACTCTACGTAGTGATGGTCATCGCCTATATACATTAACTCTCCTTTCTTAAAATGAAGACATTTATTGGGGTTGCCGGGACCTCTATGATAAGTGAAATCTCGTGTAACAATAAGACAATCTTTCATGTTCATTCCCCTTTATTAGAAGATGGTTAAATTATAATTGAAAATGATTATCATTGTCAATCAAATGTCTGCTTTTTGGATGTAGTCATAGGGAGGGGCATGACCTCAAGTTTCATTCTTAAAGTCCAATAAAAAAAGCTGCGGGGCAGATGCTCCGCAGCTATTGGTTAATCTATTAATCTCTGAAGAAAGCAACAACTAATCCACCTTCTCCTGCATAAGTCGAGATGAGAGGACCCGTTTCCATAAATAAACTATCTTCAGGATTGTAACGTTCTTTTATATCCTCGAGAACTTTTCGGCCTCTTGCTTCATCATTGCAATGGGATAAAGCAATGACTCTGTCTTCTAAGTTATGGGCATACTCACCAATCTGGTCAACGAAGCGGCGGATAGATTTCTTGTTTCCGCGAACCTTTTCCGTGACTTCTACGGCTCCTTCATCATCACTGGCTTTCATAAGTAGTTTAATGTTCAATGTCTTGGCGATCGTACCTTTCATTCGATCAAGACGTCCGCCTTTTATAACATTTTCAAGCGTTTTTAGAATAAATAACGTAGTGGTTTTTTCGATACGTTCTTCCATATGAGATACCAGAGCTTCAAAATCCAGCCCTTCTGCGATTTTCCTGTTGGCTTCATGGACGAGCAGGGCTATGCCGCAGGAAGCGGTTTTTGTGTTCAGCACGGATATTTGGCGTTCCGGGTCTTCCTCAAGAAGCATGTCCATCCCCATTACAGCACTTTCGTACGTACTGCTCAGTCCCTGAGTAAGTGCGAGAACCAGAATAGGAGCGTCGCGATCTACTTCTTTATATTTTTCATAAAAGTCATTCGGACTTGGAGAAGAAGATCTTGGCAATTCTTCTGATTGTTTTAGTTTTTTATAAAAAGTAGGCAGATCAATGGTCTCACCTGTTTTATAATGTTCATCGCCGAAATGAATATTCAAAGGTACATTTTTGATGGAATGTTGATCGTTCATGGAGTCGGGAAGGTCTCCCCCTCCATCAATCAAAAGTTGTATGGTCAATCTCTTCACCTGCTCTCAAGTAATGGTACATCTTTACTTTTCTATCATTATAACAGACATCTTCTAATTACTGTTTTTGATGGGCATGCGTAATTTTGGGTTTAACTTTTTTCGTCGTACTGAAAATAAACATCATCAGTCCAAAGAGTACAATGGAGCCTCCAAGCCACTGGGACCATGTAACAGGTTCGCTCAACAGCCAATAAGCAAGAATAGCTGCACCAATCGGTTCCAGTAAAACGGCCATTGAAATCGTTGAAGTGCTGATCCAGCGCAGAATCCAATTAAACAAGGAATGACCGAAGAAAGTCGGGATGATAGCCAGTGCAAGGAAGATTAGCCATTGAGAGCCGTTGTAACCGGTGAATGATTGATTTAAAATAAGGTTGTAAAGCAGTAAAGTAACAGAAGCTGTGCCATAGACAAGAAAAGTGTAAGTCATAAGAGAAAGACGTTTTCTCAAGTTCTGACCCAGCAGGAAGTAGCCGGTAACCATAAATGCTCCTAAAAGGGCCAGGATGTCTCCGAGAAGAGCCAAGCCGCTAATTTGAAAATCGCCCCAGCTTATAATGACACTTCCTGTTATCGTAATGACCAGGCTTAAAACCGCACCGATTGTGAAACGCTCTTTAAAGAAAATGAAAGTCCCGATAAAAGCAAAAATTGGCTGCAGCGAAACGAGAACGACCGAACTTGCAACAGAAGTGTAAGACAGGGACTGAAACCATAAGATAAAGTGAAACGCTAAAAACACCCCGGATAAACCAGCCATAATCCAATCTTTTTGATTAATTTGTTTGATTTCATCAAAATGTTTCCATAATACATAAGGGGACATAATAAGCACAGCCAGCGAAAGTCGGAAAAAAGCTACAATCGATGCCGGAGCGTCACCAGCCAATTTAACAAAAATCGCTGCTGTAGATATGGATAATACCCCTATGAATAAAATTATATATGGATGAATTGGAGGCTTATTCATTAAACCCCTCCTCTGGTAAACAACAGTTGTGCACTCATTTTATCATTCTTCGGATTGAAAAGCATAGGAGAAATGTGTAGAATTAACTGTGTTATGTATGTTATGATGAATGAATCTATTAGGCAGACACCAGAGGAGCCTCTCCCGATTTCTGTGGCGGAAGGCTTTTTTCACATGTTTATAGGCATATAAGTTATATATGATTTTATATAAAAAAGGAGTATGAAATAAGTGACAACATTTAATTCACTAGGCTTATCAAACCCAATTCTAAAATCTTTAGATGATATGGGCTTTGAAGAAACCACACCGATTCAAGAACAAACAATACCTCTAGGGCTGGAAGGCAAAGACGTGATCGGTCAAGCTCAGACAGGTACAGGTAAAACAGCAGCATTCGGTATTCCGATGCTTGAGAAAATTGACAAGCAGGTCAAATCCGTTCAAGGATTGATCGTAGCTCCAACTCGTGAACTGGCTATCCAGGTCGCAGAAGAGATGAACCGCCTTGGTAAAGTTAAAGGAGTTCGCGCACTACCAATTTATGGTGGGTCGAACATGGAACGCCAAATCCGGTCTCTTAAGACAAATCAAATTGTCGTAGCTACACCGGGACGTTTACTTGACCATATTCGCCGTAAAACTATAAAGCTTCAAAATGTACACACGGCTGTACTGGATGAAGCAGACGAAATGCTGAACATGGGTTTCATCGAGGATATTCGTGACATCCTAAAAGCTCTTCCTGAAGAGCGTCAGACGCTGCTTTTCTCAGCTACGATGCCTAAGGAAATTCGTGATATCGCGACAACCTTAATGAATAACCCTGAAGAAGTAAAAGTTAAATCAAAAGAAATGACCGTTGAAAATATCGAGCAATACTTTGTGGAGATCCCTGAGAAACACAAATTTGACACATTGACTCGCCTGCTTGATATTCACGACCCTGCTCTTGCCATTGTATTCGGTCGTACGAAGCGCCGTGTAGATGAGGTAGCGGACGGTTTACAAGCGCGTGGATTCAGCGCAGAAGGAATCCACGGAGACCTGACTCAAGGTAAGCGTATGTCTACGTTGAACAAGTTCAAGCGTGGACGTATTGAAATTCTGGTAGCTACAGACGTAGCCGCTCGTGGTCTGGATATTTCTGAAGTATCACATGTGTATAACTTCGATATCCCTCAAGATCCTGAAAGCTATGTTCACCGCATTGGACGTACAGGTCGTGCGGGACGTAAAGGTGAGTCTATTTCTTTCGTAACACCACGTGAGAAAGACCAGCTTAATTTGATTGAGAAGCTTACGAAGAAAAAAGTGGAGCGTCTTAAAGTTCCTTCTTCTGAAGAAGCTTCCCGCGGCCAGCAAAAAGTAGCGGTTGACAAGCTTGTAGAATCTCTTGGTGCAAACGACCTTAAGAATTACAAGCATTCAGCTAACGAATTGCTTGAGCAATATGATTCTTCTGATATCATAGCGGCAGCTCTTAAGATGATGACGAAAGAGCGCAGCGAAGTACCTGTCAGCTTGACTTCCGTACAGCCGATCAGCGTGAAAAATGCTCAGCGCAGTAAAGGTAAGAAGAATTATGGTAAAGGCGGAAACCGCAATTACAACTCGAAGAATAAATCCCGCAACCGTAACTTCAACGGAAAAGGCGGCAACCGTGGTTACCAGAACAAAGGACGTAACTCAAACGCTAAATAACTCATAATGATAAAAGGTCAGACCCTCACAGGGTCTGACCTTTTTTTATGGAAAACATGTTTTATTCTCTCTTTATTGTGTTTTTTCATAATTAGGTTATTCCACTAATGGGCCGGTTTATAGAAGACTCGATTTCGAGATAAATCCTGGTCCGTTACTTAAAAGGTATAGGTTTGGTGGGGAAATAACTCGCTTTCCTATGGGGGAACGGTGAGCTTCCTCGCTCGTTTCACTCCCTGCGGGATCTCTCCTGATTCCTTCTCCCATGGGAGTCTCGCCATTTCTCCACCAATCCAACTTTATTAGGGCGAACGGACACTTCGGAACGAGAGTATTCTATCCTCCTTATCCCGCCCGAAATGCTTATATAACAGGTTACCCCGCATAGTTCCAACCTGAAAAAGGATATAAAGCCCGTGGGATTATTTCTTCTCAAGCAGGTGAAGGATGAAGCTGTTTCGAGTTTCTGATTCGGCCAGGTCCGGAGGGGAACGGGGAGACTCCTGTGGGATCAACATGATAGGTGAGACCCCGGAAAGCTTTAGCTTGAGGAGGCTCAGCACATGCCCACGGAAAGCGAGTCGTTCCCCGCAGGGCCTAACTCTCTCACTAGATATCTCGAAACTGAGTCTTCCACAAACGGGAGCTTATCTGTAACAAACAATTCTTTAACGAAGTTTAGTAAAAAAGCCTCTCCTTAGTCGGGAGAGGCTTTTTTAAGAACCTAGTTATCATTTAAAGTACCCGGCCGAAGAGGGCTACCGCTACAAGAAAAATAATCACAAACCAAAATGCGTAACCACCGTATTTTTTCCAAGGGAACCGCCGCTTCTTCCAGCGATTAGGATTAAAAGAAATGTCTCCGCTTGACTGACTTGAAGTACGGGTACGCTGCTGCCAAATCGAAAATGGTCTTGCATTTCGGAGAATGGTGGGAGCAATGGCGAACCCGCCAATCAATCCAAATAAATGGCCGAGTACATTGATATTAG
The Halobacillus halophilus DSM 2266 DNA segment above includes these coding regions:
- a CDS encoding DMT family transporter, encoding MNKPPIHPYIILFIGVLSISTAAIFVKLAGDAPASIVAFFRLSLAVLIMSPYVLWKHFDEIKQINQKDWIMAGLSGVFLAFHFILWFQSLSYTSVASSVVLVSLQPIFAFIGTFIFFKERFTIGAVLSLVITITGSVIISWGDFQISGLALLGDILALLGAFMVTGYFLLGQNLRKRLSLMTYTFLVYGTASVTLLLYNLILNQSFTGYNGSQWLIFLALAIIPTFFGHSLFNWILRWISTSTISMAVLLEPIGAAILAYWLLSEPVTWSQWLGGSIVLFGLMMFIFSTTKKVKPKITHAHQKQ
- a CDS encoding flavodoxin; the encoded protein is MNSIMIGFASMSGNTEEIADVLKAHLENCGFHVTLDEIDEIDPHEFKNYSGVLLGSYTWNDGDLPYEVEEFYEDVTETDLTGFPIAVFGSGDSIYPHFCEAVNQLESACQESGAVIASTSLKIEHYPESDEDLSRCETFAAEFALFLKDSIKSLS
- a CDS encoding DegV family protein produces the protein MTIQLLIDGGGDLPDSMNDQHSIKNVPLNIHFGDEHYKTGETIDLPTFYKKLKQSEELPRSSSPSPNDFYEKYKEVDRDAPILVLALTQGLSSTYESAVMGMDMLLEEDPERQISVLNTKTASCGIALLVHEANRKIAEGLDFEALVSHMEERIEKTTTLFILKTLENVIKGGRLDRMKGTIAKTLNIKLLMKASDDEGAVEVTEKVRGNKKSIRRFVDQIGEYAHNLEDRVIALSHCNDEARGRKVLEDIKERYNPEDSLFMETGPLISTYAGEGGLVVAFFRD
- a CDS encoding alpha/beta hydrolase, whose protein sequence is MSIGCLCIHGYTGSPEEVQPLADFLSGRTTWEISNPTLPGHGEELDLQGHYYQEWIATAELALLDLLERNDTIVIIGFSMGGMIAAYLTAKYRINRLVLLSAAGKYVSLPQMYKDIYEMFADAWKGALASNELFTRYQRKLQQTYLFSTFEFMKCVQFTRPYLKQVRCPVLIIQGELDGMVPKKTAEFLDEEIPAEEKELVFLKNSKHLICHGDDKDELFDTVLEFLD
- a CDS encoding MFS transporter; this translates as MTKHKNTKAPLQTSFYYGWIIVAVAGLSVFFSGPGQTYSVSIFIDYYIEDFGYSRSLVSGIYSGATLCAGFALFMMGRLVDRFGQRTMMVVVGIFLSMALFWNAFLLGPIMMFFGFFMIRLFGQGSMTLIPNTLVPQWFIRKRGRALSVMAIGGFASSALMPPLNTWMIETAGWRAAWGIWGALLLIVFVPVAFFFVRNQPKLVGEVPDGNPKPVKDGDDPNPNIEVNEKSWTLKEAMATKAFWFILFCVIVPALVNTAITFHIVSIMGLRGLDTGVAAMVLTLMAIIGFPVTFLTGYLVDRFQVHYILAITFFGHIFTLLLLLFTDTWWLAVAFGVLWGFVNGFERIVLSIVWPNYFGREHLGSIKGLAQTVMVIGSALGPLPFGIFYDWLGGYQEVILLTIAFPVTAGILALSSPQPKYEDYHG
- a CDS encoding DEAD/DEAH box helicase, yielding MTTFNSLGLSNPILKSLDDMGFEETTPIQEQTIPLGLEGKDVIGQAQTGTGKTAAFGIPMLEKIDKQVKSVQGLIVAPTRELAIQVAEEMNRLGKVKGVRALPIYGGSNMERQIRSLKTNQIVVATPGRLLDHIRRKTIKLQNVHTAVLDEADEMLNMGFIEDIRDILKALPEERQTLLFSATMPKEIRDIATTLMNNPEEVKVKSKEMTVENIEQYFVEIPEKHKFDTLTRLLDIHDPALAIVFGRTKRRVDEVADGLQARGFSAEGIHGDLTQGKRMSTLNKFKRGRIEILVATDVAARGLDISEVSHVYNFDIPQDPESYVHRIGRTGRAGRKGESISFVTPREKDQLNLIEKLTKKKVERLKVPSSEEASRGQQKVAVDKLVESLGANDLKNYKHSANELLEQYDSSDIIAAALKMMTKERSEVPVSLTSVQPISVKNAQRSKGKKNYGKGGNRNYNSKNKSRNRNFNGKGGNRGYQNKGRNSNAK